From Lepus europaeus isolate LE1 chromosome 3, mLepTim1.pri, whole genome shotgun sequence, a single genomic window includes:
- the LOC133755446 gene encoding class I histocompatibility antigen, Gogo-C*0202 alpha chain-like isoform X2: MVSTAPRTLLLLLAGTLALTETRAGSHSLRFLYTAVSRPGLREPRFLAVGYVDDTQLGRFDSDAENPRAEPRAAWMREVEPGYWDRNTQILKGEMLHYLNVLSNLRSHSNQSAADPPKTYVVHHPITDREATLRCWALGFYPAEISLTWQRDGEDQTQDTELVETRPGGDGTFQKWAAVVVPSGEEQRYTCRVQHEGLPEPLTLRWEPPAQPTTLIVGIVAGLVLGAVVMGVVFAVVMKRRKSSGKNGRRYAESTGSDSAQDSAVSLSASTATA, encoded by the exons ATGGTGTCCACGGCGCCTCGgaccctcctcctgctgctcgcCGGGACCCTGGCCCTGACCGAGACCCGGGCGG GCTCGCACTCCCTGAGATTCCTCTACACCGCCGTGTCCCGGCCCGGCCTGAGGGAGCCGCGCTTCCTCGCCGTGGGCTACGTGGACGACACGCAGTTGGGGCGCTTCGACAGCGACGCCGAGAACCCGAGGGCCGAGCCGCGGGCGGCATGGATGCGGGAGGTGGAGCCGGGGTACTGGGACCGGAACACGCAGATATTGAAGGGCGAAATGCTGCATTACCTCAATGTCCTGAGCAACCTGCGCAGCCACTCTAACCAGAGCGCGGCCG ATCCTCCCAAGACATATGTGGTCCATCACCCCATTACTGACCGGGAGGCCACCCTgaggtgctgggccctgggcttctACCCCGCGGAGATCTCACTGACCTGGCAGCGGGATGGGGAGGACCAGACCCAGGACACGGAGCTCGTGGAGACCAGGCCTGGGGGCGACGGAACCTTCCAGAAGTGGGCGGCTGTGGTGGTGCCTTCTGGGGAGGAGCAGAGATACACGTGCCGTGTGCAGCACGAGGGGCTGCCTGAGCCCCTCACCCTGAGATGGg aGCCTCCTGCTCAGCCCACCACGCTCATAGTGGGAATAGTTGCTGGCCTGGTCCTCGGGGCTGTGGTGATGGGAGTTGTGTTCGCTGTTGtgatgaagaggaggaagagctCAG GTAAAAATGGAAGGAGGTATGCTGAGTCTACAG GCAGCGACAGTGCCCAGGATTCTGCTGTGTCTCTCTCGGCTTCTACAG CCACAGCATGA
- the LOC133755446 gene encoding HLA class I histocompatibility antigen, B alpha chain-like isoform X1 translates to MVSTAPRTLLLLLAGTLALTETRAGSHSLRFLYTAVSRPGLREPRFLAVGYVDDTQLGRFDSDAENPRAEPRAAWMREVEPGYWDRNTQILKGEMLHYLNVLSNLRSHSNQSAAGSHTLQSLFGCEVGPDGRFLRGYSHLAYDGADYLVLNEHLHSWTVVDTRPNIWKPEWDGEQCTSFLEGECVEWLQGFLEMGKETLQRADPPKTYVVHHPITDREATLRCWALGFYPAEISLTWQRDGEDQTQDTELVETRPGGDGTFQKWAAVVVPSGEEQRYTCRVQHEGLPEPLTLRWEPPAQPTTLIVGIVAGLVLGAVVMGVVFAVVMKRRKSSGKNGRRYAESTGSDSAQDSAVSLSASTATA, encoded by the exons ATGGTGTCCACGGCGCCTCGgaccctcctcctgctgctcgcCGGGACCCTGGCCCTGACCGAGACCCGGGCGG GCTCGCACTCCCTGAGATTCCTCTACACCGCCGTGTCCCGGCCCGGCCTGAGGGAGCCGCGCTTCCTCGCCGTGGGCTACGTGGACGACACGCAGTTGGGGCGCTTCGACAGCGACGCCGAGAACCCGAGGGCCGAGCCGCGGGCGGCATGGATGCGGGAGGTGGAGCCGGGGTACTGGGACCGGAACACGCAGATATTGAAGGGCGAAATGCTGCATTACCTCAATGTCCTGAGCAACCTGCGCAGCCACTCTAACCAGAGCGCGGCCG GGTCTCACACGCTCCAGTCTCTGTTCGGCTGCGAAGTGGGGCCAGACGGGCGCTTCCTCCGGGGATATAGTCACTTAGCCTACGACGGCGCTGACTACCTCGTCCTGAATGAGCACCTGCACTCCTGGACCGTGGTGGACACCAGGCCTAACATCTGGAAGCCCGAGTGGGATGGGGAGCAGTGCACGTCCTTCCTAGAGGGCGAGTGCGTGGAGTGGCTCCAAGGGTTCCTGGAGATGGGGAAGGAGACTCTGCAGCGCGCAG ATCCTCCCAAGACATATGTGGTCCATCACCCCATTACTGACCGGGAGGCCACCCTgaggtgctgggccctgggcttctACCCCGCGGAGATCTCACTGACCTGGCAGCGGGATGGGGAGGACCAGACCCAGGACACGGAGCTCGTGGAGACCAGGCCTGGGGGCGACGGAACCTTCCAGAAGTGGGCGGCTGTGGTGGTGCCTTCTGGGGAGGAGCAGAGATACACGTGCCGTGTGCAGCACGAGGGGCTGCCTGAGCCCCTCACCCTGAGATGGg aGCCTCCTGCTCAGCCCACCACGCTCATAGTGGGAATAGTTGCTGGCCTGGTCCTCGGGGCTGTGGTGATGGGAGTTGTGTTCGCTGTTGtgatgaagaggaggaagagctCAG GTAAAAATGGAAGGAGGTATGCTGAGTCTACAG GCAGCGACAGTGCCCAGGATTCTGCTGTGTCTCTCTCGGCTTCTACAG CCACAGCATGA